From Methanocalculus natronophilus, one genomic window encodes:
- a CDS encoding FprA family A-type flavoprotein, whose translation MVVRAIKEGITWVGAIDWDRRLFDALVPTPKGTSYNSYLIQGSSKTALIDTVDETMEMELVTNLMAENIHTIDYIIVSHTEQDHSGCIPLMLELYPGAVVLAAPKAKELLIEFFGIEENRVQVVEDGEEIDLGGKTLRFIHAPWVHWPDTMFTYIPEDSIIFTTDFLGSHLAASDLYINDPKRLYESAKRYYAEIMMPFAASIPAYLDTIENLDVDVIAPSHGPLYNNPDLILGYYRTWATGEPANTAVIAYVSMHGSTKKMVDILSNALIEEGVDVERFDLTVSDTGLLAMSLVEAKTIIIATPTVLFGAHPLAVYAAYLATAIKPKAKYATVIGSFGWGGKTIKQISDIIAPLKCETIDPVYIRGHPAEKDVTALKKLAKTVAAKHAE comes from the coding sequence GTGGTTGTCCGAGCAATCAAAGAAGGAATCACCTGGGTCGGGGCAATAGACTGGGACCGCCGGCTCTTCGATGCCCTTGTCCCGACACCAAAGGGAACAAGTTACAACAGCTACCTGATACAGGGGAGCAGCAAAACCGCCCTCATCGATACCGTCGACGAGACGATGGAGATGGAGCTTGTCACCAACCTGATGGCAGAGAATATCCATACCATCGACTACATCATCGTCAGCCATACCGAACAGGATCATTCCGGGTGCATCCCCCTGATGCTTGAACTCTATCCCGGAGCAGTCGTGCTTGCAGCACCAAAAGCAAAGGAACTCCTGATCGAGTTCTTTGGGATAGAGGAGAACAGGGTGCAGGTTGTGGAAGACGGCGAGGAGATCGATCTCGGCGGAAAAACCCTCAGGTTCATCCACGCCCCCTGGGTGCACTGGCCGGATACCATGTTCACGTATATCCCGGAAGATTCGATCATCTTCACAACCGACTTCCTGGGCTCACACCTGGCAGCATCAGATCTCTATATTAATGACCCAAAACGGCTCTATGAATCGGCAAAACGCTACTATGCCGAGATCATGATGCCCTTTGCAGCAAGCATACCCGCATACCTTGACACGATTGAAAACCTTGATGTGGATGTCATCGCACCAAGCCATGGCCCCCTCTACAATAACCCCGACCTGATCCTCGGGTATTACCGCACCTGGGCAACCGGAGAGCCGGCAAACACCGCGGTGATCGCCTATGTCTCGATGCACGGCAGTACAAAGAAGATGGTCGATATTCTCTCAAACGCCCTCATCGAGGAGGGTGTTGATGTCGAGCGGTTCGACCTCACGGTGAGTGACACCGGCCTGCTTGCCATGAGCCTTGTTGAAGCAAAGACGATCATCATCGCAACACCAACAGTCCTCTTCGGAGCCCACCCCCTTGCCGTCTATGCAGCATACCTCGCAACCGCAATCAAGCCGAAGGCGAAGTACGCAACTGTCATCGGATCATTTGGCTGGGGCGGCAAGACCATAAAACAGATCAGCGATATCATTGCTCCTTTGAAATGCGAAACCATCGATCCGGTCTATATCAGGGGACATCCTGCAGAAAAAGATGTTACCGCACTCAAAAAACTCGCAAAGACGGTTGCTGCAAAGCACGCCGAGTAA
- a CDS encoding PH domain-containing protein has translation MTTQPYRIGETFNPDPALKKYYFLIYAIILILAAGFSIGILAVVPGIAALVITIPIIAALLFILYWLPLYYKSIVYELTPTEITWRRGVWFRQNAIVPYSRITNIDIYQGPVMRLFGISSLHIQTAGYSAQPMAELSLSGITGAEELRELVMGYVRSGPAIATESGGEIPPARSKDPLLDEIRQIRTTLERIDEKIR, from the coding sequence ATGACCACACAGCCCTACCGGATCGGCGAGACATTCAACCCCGATCCTGCACTGAAAAAGTACTACTTCCTCATCTATGCAATCATCCTCATCCTCGCAGCAGGATTCAGTATCGGCATCCTTGCCGTGGTGCCTGGTATCGCCGCACTTGTCATAACCATCCCGATCATCGCAGCCCTCCTCTTCATCCTCTACTGGCTGCCGCTCTACTACAAATCCATCGTCTACGAACTGACCCCAACTGAGATCACTTGGAGACGGGGCGTCTGGTTCCGCCAGAACGCTATCGTCCCCTACTCCAGGATCACCAACATCGACATCTACCAGGGCCCGGTAATGCGGCTCTTTGGGATCTCGAGCCTGCACATCCAGACTGCCGGCTACTCGGCCCAGCCAATGGCAGAACTCAGCCTGAGCGGCATCACCGGTGCAGAAGAACTCAGGGAGCTTGTTATGGGATATGTCAGGTCCGGCCCCGCAATTGCAACCGAGTCAGGAGGCGAGATCCCGCCAGCCCGTTCAAAAGACCCGCTTCTTGACGAGATACGGCAGATCAGGACAACCCTTGAACGAATTGATGAAAAGATCCGCTAA
- a CDS encoding radical SAM/SPASM domain-containing protein, translating into MHKPDTTPRLISWNITLRCPLGCSHCYVDAGNREPDGVLQTEEAKEVIDQIRDVGSPLLILSGGEPLLREDLTELAAYGTEQGLRIAIGTSGYTLDQQMAVRLADAGVLAAAISLDSTDPDVHDSFRGVKGAWERAVSAIDACHDAGIRVQINMTVVRPQRAAIDAVIGFGEEKGVADYHLFFPVHTGRGHSISLRSPEEYEKIIRDVLLHHSRDGITIRPTCAPQFRRIADEIGIRNDAWGRGCLAGITYCRIYANGDVTPCPYLPVSAGNLRNTTFKEIWNSSELFHALRNQDNLTGRCGICSYRTICGGCRARAYQGHAETRWCDGLREPGPVSRDILAEDPLCWYQPGEEADT; encoded by the coding sequence ATGCATAAACCGGATACAACCCCCCGTCTCATCTCATGGAACATCACGCTCCGCTGCCCGCTTGGATGCAGCCACTGTTATGTGGATGCAGGGAATCGCGAACCTGATGGAGTCCTCCAAACAGAAGAGGCAAAAGAGGTCATCGACCAGATCCGGGACGTGGGCAGCCCCCTCCTCATTCTGAGCGGCGGCGAGCCCCTTCTCAGGGAAGACCTCACCGAACTGGCAGCCTATGGAACAGAACAGGGCCTCAGGATTGCCATTGGCACATCCGGGTATACACTCGACCAGCAGATGGCCGTCCGTCTCGCCGATGCAGGGGTTCTGGCTGCTGCAATCAGCCTGGATTCAACTGATCCGGATGTCCACGACTCGTTTCGGGGTGTGAAGGGAGCCTGGGAGCGGGCCGTGTCAGCGATAGATGCATGCCATGATGCAGGAATACGGGTGCAGATCAATATGACGGTGGTCAGGCCACAGAGAGCTGCTATCGATGCGGTCATCGGGTTTGGTGAAGAGAAGGGTGTAGCAGACTACCACCTCTTCTTCCCGGTGCATACCGGCAGGGGCCACTCGATCAGCCTCAGGTCACCTGAAGAGTACGAGAAGATCATCCGGGACGTCCTGCTTCACCACAGTAGAGATGGCATCACCATCCGGCCGACCTGTGCTCCCCAGTTCCGGAGGATTGCTGATGAGATCGGGATCAGAAATGATGCATGGGGGAGAGGCTGCCTTGCCGGGATCACCTACTGCCGGATCTATGCAAACGGCGACGTCACCCCCTGCCCCTATCTTCCGGTCTCTGCCGGAAACCTGAGGAATACGACCTTCAAAGAGATCTGGAACAGTTCAGAACTCTTTCATGCACTCAGAAACCAGGATAACCTGACCGGACGGTGTGGAATATGCAGCTACCGCACCATCTGCGGAGGGTGCCGGGCCCGGGCATACCAGGGCCATGCAGAGACACGGTGGTGTGACGGCCTCAGGGAGCCGGGTCCGGTCTCACGCGATATCCTGGCTGAGGACCCCTTATGCTGGTACCAGCCAGGAGAGGAGGCAGACACATGA
- a CDS encoding AsnC family transcriptional regulator, with protein sequence MTDGETPEKEIDYVDRLLLDALQEDLPLVENPWQAVGEMAGISGDECIERLSRLKEAGILRNISPILDSRTFGLKAGSLVAVHVPEEEILRVTRIINSYRSVSHNYRRDHHYNIWFTLAGKTDEEINRTCEEIKRRAGIPAEDMIALPTIRAYKIDVRFSCTTTSEDEHGSD encoded by the coding sequence ATGACTGATGGAGAGACACCTGAGAAGGAGATCGATTATGTAGACCGTCTCCTCCTTGATGCACTCCAGGAAGACCTCCCCCTGGTGGAGAACCCCTGGCAGGCAGTCGGGGAGATGGCTGGCATCAGCGGGGATGAGTGCATCGAGAGGCTCAGCCGCCTGAAAGAGGCGGGTATCCTCCGGAACATCTCACCCATTCTTGATTCCAGGACATTTGGATTAAAAGCCGGATCACTGGTTGCCGTCCATGTACCGGAAGAGGAGATCCTAAGGGTCACAAGAATCATCAACAGCTACCGGAGCGTCTCGCACAACTATCGCCGTGACCACCATTACAATATCTGGTTCACCCTCGCCGGAAAGACCGATGAAGAGATCAATCGCACCTGCGAGGAGATTAAAAGACGTGCCGGCATCCCGGCGGAGGATATGATTGCGCTCCCAACCATCCGGGCATACAAGATCGATGTCAGGTTCTCCTGCACAACCACCAGTGAGGATGAGCATGGATCAGACTGA
- a CDS encoding Lrp/AsnC family transcriptional regulator encodes MDQTDRTLLAELEKGIPFSKRPFQEIGERIGITEQEVLSRIANLKDTCIIRKIRARINQREIGIEANALVAWKVPNDWNGFLELASLPGVSHCYLRKPIPGRWDYNVYTVHHNRERHEVYTLVEEFATRKGITDYIVLFSTEELKRVPAVRIKECGDILL; translated from the coding sequence ATGGATCAGACTGACAGGACGCTCCTCGCAGAGCTTGAGAAAGGCATACCGTTCTCAAAGCGCCCGTTTCAAGAGATCGGAGAGAGAATTGGCATCACGGAGCAGGAGGTACTATCCCGGATCGCAAACCTCAAAGACACATGCATCATCAGGAAGATCCGGGCCCGGATCAACCAGCGGGAGATCGGAATCGAGGCAAACGCCCTGGTCGCATGGAAGGTTCCAAACGACTGGAACGGGTTTTTGGAACTGGCGTCCCTGCCTGGCGTCTCCCACTGCTATCTCAGGAAGCCCATCCCCGGCAGGTGGGACTACAATGTCTATACCGTGCACCATAACCGTGAGCGGCACGAAGTCTATACCCTCGTCGAAGAGTTCGCAACAAGGAAAGGGATCACCGATTATATCGTCCTCTTCAGCACCGAAGAGTTGAAACGTGTCCCGGCGGTCCGGATTAAAGAGTGCGGAGATATTTTGCTATGA
- a CDS encoding radical SAM/SPASM domain-containing protein, translating to MNRITQCLHGKGTVSAMMNHKPGGTAATPGRYLAWLPEYRPVLFWNITERCNLNCTHCYSRSGPGTKCEGELTTAEAKALIDDLAEMKVPLILFTGGEPLMRSDLFTLAAYAEEKGIMSALSTNGTLITEEIAAQIKESGIGYAGISLDGATAETHNRFRGSEDAFDQTVAAFSHCNDAGLRCGARVTLTRENYQELEALIDLALEIGASRFCLYWLVPSGRGGDAYDRLQLDGEEVTAALNLLYQKAKETDPARMEFLTVDAPQDAIYLLHAMRADGADDLEEAESLISSVQGGCSAGRRVASISSDGSVYPCQFAQSDDLLAGNIRDRPFSAIWNDNGNSILTFFRSKRDALQGACTGCSHLAICGGGCRIRALRIRGDINAEDPFCFVSRQNG from the coding sequence ATGAACAGGATCACCCAATGCCTCCATGGGAAAGGAACAGTCAGCGCAATGATGAACCACAAACCAGGAGGAACTGCGGCCACACCCGGACGGTATCTTGCCTGGCTTCCGGAGTACCGCCCTGTACTCTTCTGGAACATAACCGAAAGATGCAACCTGAACTGCACCCACTGCTACAGCAGATCCGGGCCCGGGACGAAGTGTGAGGGGGAACTCACCACGGCTGAGGCAAAAGCCCTCATCGATGACCTTGCGGAGATGAAGGTGCCGCTTATCCTCTTCACCGGAGGAGAGCCGCTTATGAGATCTGATCTCTTCACCCTGGCAGCATATGCAGAGGAGAAGGGGATCATGTCTGCCCTCTCGACAAACGGGACACTGATCACAGAAGAGATCGCAGCACAGATCAAGGAGAGCGGGATCGGGTATGCCGGCATATCGCTTGATGGTGCAACAGCAGAAACCCACAACCGGTTCCGGGGATCTGAGGATGCATTCGACCAGACGGTTGCGGCATTCAGCCACTGCAATGATGCTGGCCTCAGGTGCGGCGCACGGGTAACCCTGACACGTGAGAACTACCAGGAGCTCGAGGCTCTCATTGATCTGGCTCTTGAGATCGGCGCATCCCGGTTCTGCCTCTACTGGCTTGTCCCAAGCGGGCGTGGCGGTGATGCCTATGACCGGCTCCAGCTCGATGGGGAAGAGGTAACCGCTGCTCTCAATCTCCTCTACCAGAAGGCAAAAGAGACCGACCCGGCCAGGATGGAGTTTCTCACCGTCGACGCCCCACAGGATGCAATCTATCTTCTTCATGCGATGAGAGCTGACGGGGCAGATGATCTCGAAGAAGCAGAGTCACTCATCTCCTCGGTGCAGGGGGGGTGCAGTGCAGGCAGGCGGGTTGCCAGCATCAGTTCTGATGGCAGCGTCTACCCCTGCCAGTTCGCGCAATCTGACGACCTCCTGGCAGGAAATATCAGGGACCGTCCCTTCTCTGCAATCTGGAATGATAACGGCAATTCCATCCTCACGTTCTTCAGGAGCAAGCGAGACGCCCTGCAGGGAGCATGCACCGGCTGCAGCCACCTTGCCATCTGTGGCGGCGGCTGCCGGATTCGGGCACTCAGGATCCGTGGCGATATCAATGCAGAAGATCCATTCTGTTTTGTCTCAAGGCAGAACGGGTAG
- a CDS encoding CDP-alcohol phosphatidyltransferase family protein translates to MTLDSLRPHMAGFVRPVARLSIRLGLTPNISTVLALIAAMIAGTAFWYREIGIGVLFVAINAFFDAIDGAIAREMGSAGVKGDFLDHVLDRYADIFIIIGIFAGGFAPWEVGVFALTGVLMSSYLGTQAQAVGVGRYYGGLLGRADRLFLILIAGIADILYPSGLFDWTFLGGMLLVFGILGHITAIQRFHFVWKELKKQK, encoded by the coding sequence ATGACACTCGATTCGCTCCGTCCACATATGGCCGGCTTTGTCCGCCCGGTTGCCAGGCTCTCGATACGTCTCGGTCTCACCCCGAATATATCGACGGTTCTGGCACTCATCGCCGCAATGATTGCCGGAACCGCGTTCTGGTACCGCGAGATCGGGATCGGGGTTCTCTTTGTTGCGATCAATGCTTTTTTTGACGCTATAGACGGAGCTATTGCACGGGAAATGGGCTCTGCCGGTGTGAAGGGTGACTTCCTCGATCATGTCCTTGACAGGTATGCGGATATCTTCATCATCATCGGTATCTTTGCCGGAGGGTTTGCTCCCTGGGAGGTTGGCGTCTTTGCGCTGACCGGCGTCCTGATGTCCTCGTACCTGGGCACCCAGGCGCAGGCTGTGGGTGTTGGCCGCTACTATGGCGGGCTGCTTGGCCGGGCTGATCGCCTCTTTCTGATCCTCATCGCAGGCATCGCAGATATCCTCTATCCATCAGGGCTGTTTGACTGGACATTCTTAGGCGGCATGCTTCTTGTCTTTGGTATCCTGGGCCATATCACCGCCATCCAGCGTTTCCATTTTGTCTGGAAGGAACTGAAGAAGCAAAAATAA
- a CDS encoding adenylate kinase family protein translates to MMVGLTGVPGTGKTTVAGILRDRGVPVLFINDTIEPYILGDDPDRETVIIDEDRWAAEFEPFDGVVEGHLAHLLPCDRVVILRCNPIEIRERLMARGYTVEKAEENALAEALDSVLIEALESFQSEVIYEYETTDTDSSNVAAFVMDVQNGNALPAHGICDWSDYLMNQMP, encoded by the coding sequence ATGATGGTTGGGTTAACCGGTGTTCCCGGTACCGGCAAGACAACGGTTGCGGGTATCCTGCGGGATCGTGGCGTCCCTGTACTCTTTATCAATGATACGATTGAGCCCTATATCCTGGGTGATGATCCGGACAGGGAGACGGTGATCATTGACGAGGATCGGTGGGCAGCAGAATTTGAACCCTTTGATGGTGTAGTCGAAGGCCATCTTGCCCATCTCCTCCCCTGTGACCGGGTGGTCATCCTCCGCTGTAATCCAATCGAAATCAGGGAGCGTCTCATGGCCCGGGGGTATACGGTTGAGAAGGCTGAAGAGAATGCCCTTGCAGAAGCACTTGATTCCGTCCTGATCGAGGCACTTGAGTCTTTTCAATCAGAAGTAATTTATGAGTATGAGACGACTGATACCGATAGCAGTAATGTCGCGGCCTTTGTCATGGATGTTCAAAACGGGAATGCTCTTCCTGCACATGGCATCTGTGACTGGTCGGATTATCTCATGAACCAGATGCCATGA
- a CDS encoding pyridoxal phosphate-dependent aminotransferase produces the protein MVRSVFSEGGYVYAGKAEDIAARHGFARIARLASNENPFPPSDLAAAAAAEALKSANRYPDTRSSSLREKLQNLHGVCPVVAGAGMDGVIETVVRTLISEGDPVAISTPTFSFYDLAVSAQGGATVHVPRTESFALDPDAFLAAAGDAKLSFICSPNNPTGTVTPPDRIARILEEIRGLLFLDNAYVEFSGVDYLPLLDEFDNLIIGRTMSKAYGLAGLRIGYAFVPEWFLPYYERAATPFALNVVSESAAIGALSDPAYRESYTAHVLRWRSRFLEEIPYPVSESGANFVLVNVAPHTGREAADALATQGVLVRSCESFTGLGETYIRVTIGEDWECERFLSGVHAL, from the coding sequence TTGGTTAGATCCGTCTTCTCGGAAGGCGGGTACGTCTATGCCGGGAAGGCAGAGGATATTGCGGCACGGCATGGGTTTGCGAGGATTGCCCGGCTTGCCTCAAATGAAAATCCGTTCCCCCCATCAGATCTCGCAGCGGCAGCTGCAGCAGAGGCACTCAAATCAGCAAACAGGTATCCCGATACAAGAAGCAGCAGCCTGAGAGAGAAACTCCAAAATTTGCATGGTGTATGCCCGGTTGTGGCAGGAGCGGGTATGGATGGCGTTATCGAGACGGTAGTCAGGACACTCATTTCAGAAGGTGATCCGGTTGCTATCTCAACCCCCACGTTCTCGTTCTATGACCTTGCCGTTTCCGCACAGGGGGGAGCAACGGTGCATGTACCGCGGACGGAGTCGTTTGCCCTGGACCCTGATGCGTTTCTTGCAGCTGCAGGGGATGCAAAACTCTCGTTTATCTGTTCGCCAAACAATCCCACGGGAACAGTTACCCCGCCTGATCGGATTGCCCGTATCCTTGAAGAGATCCGGGGTCTCCTCTTCCTGGATAACGCGTATGTCGAGTTCTCAGGAGTCGACTACCTTCCGCTTCTCGACGAGTTTGACAACCTGATCATCGGGCGCACCATGTCGAAGGCCTATGGGCTTGCCGGGCTCAGGATCGGGTATGCGTTCGTCCCGGAATGGTTCCTGCCCTATTACGAGCGGGCTGCAACACCATTTGCATTGAACGTGGTCTCGGAGAGCGCAGCAATCGGTGCTCTCTCGGATCCGGCTTATAGGGAGAGCTATACTGCGCATGTCCTCAGGTGGCGGAGCCGGTTCCTGGAGGAGATCCCCTATCCTGTCTCTGAAAGCGGGGCAAACTTCGTGCTTGTCAATGTCGCTCCTCATACCGGTCGGGAAGCAGCGGATGCACTTGCGACACAGGGGGTGCTTGTCAGGTCATGCGAAAGTTTCACCGGTCTTGGTGAGACCTATATCCGGGTCACGATCGGGGAAGACTGGGAATGTGAGCGGTTCCTCTCCGGGGTACACGCACTATGA
- a CDS encoding aspartate aminotransferase family protein gives MSDYKSLDAAYYMPAFSRTMMIARGKGCTVWDVEGNEYLDLVAGIAVCSTGHCHDHVVDAICAQAHDLIHCSNLYYVPGQAEFAKRLANATGLAKVFCSNSGAEANDAAIKLARIATKRDRIVSFTHGFHGRTLGSLAVTHKPAIREPFGPLEPKCTFVEYGDFDGLRAAVTEETAAVILEPIQGEAGVIIPPEGFIESVREISDDKGALLIADEIQTGMGRTGTWLAMHQTKVMPDIVSLAKGLGSGFPVGAIAAREDLAFNKGEHGSTFAGGPLAMAASMATMDVVEPLLPGIPGKGELFAEGLAAWNPRVRGLMIGITVGSECPKVQQLCAERGVLVNCAGDGNLRLVPPLIISSDEIARGVSVINEVLREVLG, from the coding sequence ATGAGTGACTACAAAAGCCTCGATGCCGCCTACTATATGCCTGCCTTCTCCCGCACCATGATGATAGCACGTGGGAAAGGCTGCACGGTCTGGGATGTTGAGGGCAATGAGTATCTCGATTTGGTTGCAGGTATTGCGGTCTGCAGTACCGGCCACTGCCATGACCATGTGGTTGATGCAATCTGTGCCCAGGCTCACGACCTGATCCACTGTTCGAACCTCTACTATGTGCCTGGCCAGGCAGAGTTTGCAAAACGGCTTGCAAACGCTACCGGCCTTGCAAAGGTGTTCTGCTCAAATTCCGGAGCAGAAGCAAATGACGCAGCCATTAAACTGGCACGGATTGCCACAAAGCGTGACCGGATCGTCTCGTTTACACACGGCTTCCATGGACGGACTCTTGGCTCGCTTGCAGTAACCCACAAGCCGGCGATCCGTGAGCCGTTTGGCCCGCTTGAACCGAAATGCACCTTTGTTGAGTATGGAGATTTCGATGGATTGAGGGCGGCTGTCACTGAAGAGACTGCTGCAGTCATCCTGGAACCGATCCAGGGCGAGGCCGGCGTCATCATCCCGCCTGAAGGATTTATTGAAAGCGTCCGGGAGATCTCTGACGACAAAGGGGCTTTGCTGATTGCAGACGAGATCCAGACCGGCATGGGCAGGACCGGGACGTGGCTTGCGATGCACCAGACGAAGGTGATGCCGGATATTGTGTCACTTGCAAAAGGGCTTGGATCGGGCTTTCCGGTCGGTGCTATTGCTGCCCGGGAGGATCTCGCCTTCAATAAGGGCGAACACGGAAGCACGTTTGCGGGCGGGCCTCTTGCGATGGCTGCCTCAATGGCGACGATGGATGTTGTCGAGCCGCTCCTTCCCGGTATCCCCGGGAAAGGAGAGCTGTTTGCAGAAGGGCTTGCAGCATGGAATCCGCGTGTCCGCGGCCTGATGATCGGAATCACTGTTGGTTCCGAATGCCCGAAGGTGCAGCAGCTCTGTGCCGAACGCGGTGTGCTTGTGAATTGTGCGGGAGATGGAAACCTCAGGCTGGTACCCCCGCTGATCATCTCTTCTGATGAGATTGCCCGTGGTGTGAGTGTCATCAATGAAGTTCTCAGGGAAGTCCTTGGTTAG
- the guaA gene encoding glutamine-hydrolyzing GMP synthase — protein sequence MVNAQKFIEETVEEIRTKAGDGHVVMALSGGVDSSVCAALAARAIGDRLIPIYVDTGLMRKGESARIKQLFGSINLKTVDASADFFAALKGIIDPEEKRKAIGERFIRIFEQEAAATKAEYLLQGTIYPDRIESEGGIKSHHNVGGMPLDINFKGVIEPLRDLYKDEVRVVAGALGLPPEIQHRMPFPGPGLAVRVLGEVTPEKVAIVREANFIAEEELIETYSPWQCFAALIGLGTGVKGDVRLHGWIVSVRAVNSRDGMTADPIRLPYETLDRLASRITSEIPGVSRVVYDITGKPPATIEYE from the coding sequence ATGGTAAATGCACAAAAATTTATTGAGGAGACAGTTGAGGAGATCCGGACAAAGGCAGGGGATGGTCATGTGGTTATGGCCCTCTCCGGTGGCGTGGACAGTTCAGTCTGTGCAGCACTTGCAGCCAGGGCTATCGGGGATCGGCTGATCCCAATCTATGTTGATACCGGCCTGATGAGGAAAGGAGAGAGTGCCCGGATTAAGCAGCTCTTCGGCTCGATCAACCTGAAGACTGTTGACGCATCAGCAGATTTCTTTGCCGCCCTCAAAGGCATCATTGACCCTGAAGAGAAGCGGAAGGCAATCGGGGAGCGGTTTATCAGGATCTTTGAACAGGAAGCAGCAGCAACAAAAGCCGAGTATCTCCTCCAGGGGACGATCTATCCTGACCGGATCGAGAGTGAAGGCGGGATCAAGAGCCACCATAATGTCGGTGGCATGCCTCTTGACATCAACTTCAAAGGCGTCATCGAACCGCTCCGTGACCTGTACAAGGACGAGGTGCGGGTTGTTGCAGGCGCACTCGGCCTGCCACCGGAGATCCAGCACAGGATGCCGTTTCCGGGTCCGGGACTGGCAGTCCGGGTGCTTGGGGAGGTTACACCTGAAAAGGTCGCCATTGTTCGTGAGGCCAACTTCATTGCTGAGGAGGAGCTGATCGAGACCTACTCGCCGTGGCAGTGTTTTGCTGCTCTCATCGGGCTTGGAACCGGTGTGAAAGGGGATGTCCGGCTCCATGGGTGGATCGTCTCGGTGCGTGCTGTTAACTCCCGCGACGGTATGACTGCTGATCCGATCAGGCTGCCGTATGAAACCCTTGACCGGCTTGCCTCCCGTATCACGTCTGAGATCCCGGGTGTTTCACGGGTTGTCTATGATATAACCGGAAAACCACCGGCAACCATCGAATACGAGTGA